One Halictus rubicundus isolate RS-2024b chromosome 10, iyHalRubi1_principal, whole genome shotgun sequence genomic window carries:
- the LOC143358188 gene encoding uncharacterized protein LOC143358188: MVNCSAGQSASNMLRRMIIVLPLCGFLAICSCTVIRQDVYTVATVSPNCSGDGNSTACATRTEEIATESDSGSFRVSRGLSDLGSDDEEESGRKKKDKGYGKLLVYFLGAAKVMMLHVVLKTVAAIAAKALIVAKVALAVATAIALKKSMDHKEKVSYEIVKHPHHSYEHTHSSSVDFDHNGLGEGDFGYRKRRRARR, from the exons ATGGTGAACTGTTCGGCCGGCCAGTCCGCGTCGAACATGCTTCGACGTATGATCATTGTTCTGCCGCTGTGCGGATTTCTGGCGATCTGCAGCTGCACTGTTATCCGCCAGGATGTTTACACTGTTGCAACGGTGTCGCCTAACTGCAGCGGAGATGGCAATTCCACCGCGTGCGCGACGAGGACGGAGGAAATCGCGACGGAAAGCGATTCAGGCTCGTTCAGAGTGTCCAGGGGCCTTTCGGATCTAGGGAGTGATGATGAAGAGG AGAGCGGGCGGAAGAAAAAAGACAAAGGATACGGCAAGCTGCTGGTATACTTTCTGGGAGCAGCGAAGGTAATGATGCTGCACGTCGTGCTCAAAACAGTCGCTGCTATAGCTGCCAAGGCTCTGATCGTTGCCAAAGTGGCGCTGGCGGTCGCCACTGCGATTGCATTGAAGAAATCAATGG ATCACAAGGAGAAAGTGTCATACGAGATAGTGAAGCATCCTCACCATAGTTACGAGCACACGCACAGCTCCAGCGTCGATTTCGACCATAACGGATTAGGAGAGGGTGATTTTGGATACCGGAAACGGCGAAGAGCCCGCCGGTAG
- the Osi10b gene encoding DUF1676 domain-containing protein Osi10b translates to MSRTRLVDLILILHLTVFVALAESKNEYTKLFDRCAHEKNAFDCLKQRALEILDSAINDDSVYVLNDYISIARDPASAARNVDRSFKDENVTELSLDQKLDNKFHEYLASRSVKLTIPGDAFEGRKKKGKGYGALIMGGLAVGAMMAQLAYGKIAFIAGTALLTAKIALVLSAIIGLKKLVSSQGGGGHEVIYATGSEHHGSYGGGGGYGGGWQRTLDGVAPT, encoded by the exons ATGAGCAGGACCAGGCTCGTGGATCTCATCCTAATCCTTCATTTGACGGTGTTTGTTGCTCTAGCAGAGAGCAAGAATGAGTACACGAAGCTGTTCGACCGATGCGCCCACGAGAAGAACGCCTTCGATTGTTTGAAACAGAGGGCCCTGGAGATCCTCGACTCTGCAATCAACGATGACTCGGTGTACGTGCTGaacgattacatatcgatcgccAGAGATCCTGCTTCGGCGGCTAGGAACGTCGATAGATCCTTCAAGGACGAGAACGTGACCGAGCTGAGTCTGGATCAGAAGCTGGATAACAAGTTCCACGAGTATCTAGCGTCTAGGAGCGTCAAGCTTACTATACCTGGCGATGCTTTCGAAG GTCGTAAGAAGAAAGGAAAAGGTTATGGTGCCCTTATTATGGGAGGCCTTGCAGTGGGAG CAATGATGGCACAGTTGGCCTACGGCAAAATCGCGTTCATCGCCGGAACAGCTTTGCTGACAGCGAAAATCGCGTTGGTCCTGAGCGCGATCATCGGTTTGAAGAAGCTGGTGTCCAGCCAAGGTGGCGGAGGTCACGAAGTGATCTACGCGACTGGATCCGAACACCATGGAAGCTATGGTGGAGGAGGTGGATACGGCGGTGGCTGGCAAAGAACTCTCGATGGTGTTGCACCGACTTGA
- the LOC143358196 gene encoding uncharacterized protein LOC143358196 gives MKHELRSFCLFIFVSTGITVIMEPREEPILNTEEPSSFAEAFGTCLARKEYGTVECVNRGALSALQSLNQDDDLEFGDAHLERADGFGRDLLDWDYDPKDFGSIVKAATRLMERRSLKWNLDTLYPGLQLRAGPMLNGNGMLEFVLNDRQTAFADRQAGPGRQMVRHLLVPFLLGFKFNLVSLVPLLFGFLLLLTKKALILTKLALFISGLLGWNSLFSSASSAYPGGGLHGFNTYPQETPIGGYPYYDHHNFQYRPYRGHQASDLGLYNQHVIREVVDVYDNTEETKNKRSGKNFVWAKSG, from the exons ATGAAGCACGAATTGCGCAGCTTCTGTCTGTTCATCTTCGTCTCCACGGGGATCACAGTGATCATGGAGCCGAGAGAAGAGCCTATATTGAACACAGAGGAACCTTCGAGCTTCGCAGAAGCGTTTGGGACCTGCCTAGCCAGGAAAGAGTATGGTACCGTCGAATGTGTCAATAGGGGGGCTCTCAGTGCTCTGCAGTCGTTGAATCAAGATGATGATTTGGAGTTTGGGGATGCTCATTTGGAGAGGGCTGATGGGTTTGGCAGGGATCTTCTGGATTGGGATTATGATCCGAAGGATTTTGGGAGTATTGTGAAAGCTGCCACCAGGTTAATGGAACGAAGGAGTCTCAAGTGGAATTTGGATACTTTGTATCCTGGGCTGCAACTTAGGGCTGGACCTATGCTCAATGGAAATGGAATGTTGGAGTTCGTGTTGAATGATAGACAAACTGCCTTTGCGGATAGGCAGGCTGGTCCAG GAAGACAGATGGTCAGACACCTCCTAGTACCATTCCTTCTAGGGTTCAAATTCAACCTAGTGTCCCTCGTACCCCTGCTATTCGGTTTCCTGCTCCTATTGACGAAGAAAGCATTGATCCTGACCAAGTTGGCCCTCTTCATCAGTGGTCTGCTAGGCTGGAACTCTTTATTCTCATCAGCCTCGTCAGCCTATCCCGGAGGAGGACTTCACGGTTTCAATACATATCCTCAGGAAACTCCAATCGGAGGATACCCTTACTACGATCATCACAACTTCCAATATCGACCTTACAGAGGACATCAGGCCAGCGACTTAGGGCTGTATAATCAACACGTGATCAGAGAAGTCGTCGATGTTTATGATAACACGGAGGAGACGAAGAATAAGCGGAGCGGAAAGAACTTTGTGTGGGCTAAAAGCGGTTGA
- the Osi9 gene encoding DUF1676 domain-containing protein Osi9, producing the protein MFKYVVIAAVFAASTFAAPATQDPVAQSSILEEALDVYASCSGEEDLAVCLKLKALRFVDRAARSADIDVVDGFKIVQTEESKNSRADNARSLNDIENTLPAEVEAKEAAINEALFDRTARFLSTHTVELSIPEEVSRSFDEARGKKKKIVKSLLPILLLLKLKAAALIPIALGALALLALKALAIGKIALIISAIIALQKLFANKHQSYEVVAHPVHSYGHEEHHDHHGWARSSSGSELAYKAYKPSE; encoded by the exons ATGTTCAAGTACGTGGTAATCGCTGCGGTCTTTGCCGCGTCCACCTTCGCCGCGCCGGCCACCCAGGACCCGGTTGCACAATCGTCGATCCTCGAAGAAGCCCTCGATGTCTACGCATCGTGCTCCGGCGAGGAGGATCTCGCGGTGTGCTTGAAGCTGAAGGCGTTGCGTTTCGTCGACAGGGCGGCCAGATCCGCCGACATCGACGTGGTCGATGGCTTCAAGATCGTGCAGACCGAGGAGTCTAAGAACAG CCGGGCTGACAACGCCAGGTCCCTCAACGACATCGAAAATACCCTGCCAGCTGAGGTAGAGGCCAAGGAAGCCGCCATCAACGAGGCCCTCTTCGACAGGACCGCTAGGTTCCTCTCCACGCACACCGTCGAGCTCAGCATCCCTGAGGAGGTCTCCCGTTCGTTCGACGAAG CTCGCGGCAAAAAGAAGAAGATCGTGAAATCGCTGCTGCCGATCCTGCTGCTCCTGAAACTGAAGGCCGCAGCCTTGATCCCGATCGCTCTCGGCGCTCTGGCACTACTGGCCCTGAAGGCTCTTGCTATCGGCAAGATCGCCCTTATCATCAGCGCCATAATCGCCCTGCAGAAGCTGTTCGCCAACAAACACCAGAGCTACGAGGTCGTTGCTCACCCTGTCCACTCGTACGGCCACGAAGAGCACCACGACCACCACGGCTGGGCAAGATCATCGTCTGGCTCCGAGCTCGCGTACAAAGCGTACAAGCCATCCGAATAA